From the Salinimicrobium tongyeongense genome, one window contains:
- a CDS encoding alpha-glucuronidase family glycosyl hydrolase — protein sequence MFSKQFPLLIFMLLFSLCASAQKGYDLWLQYDPVEKDLKDQYRGQINTVVPYGKGETLNVAVLELQKAYEGFFQKKLEKSISIGGQDVVIGVKNDLPPYVLPSVNNELTQINSEGFVIKKIFIGNTPVTVITAQSPQGVLYGVFRFIREIQLRKSLENINIVDSPKIQKRVLNHWDNLDRTVERGYAGFSIWDWHHLPELIKPEYVDYARANASIGINGTVLTNVNASSVVLTPQYIEKVKALADVFRPYGIQVYLTARFSSPLELGDLDTADPLNPEVRQWWKDKADEIYAQIPDFGGFLVKANSEGQPGPNNYGRSHVDGANMLAEAVAPHKGIVMWRAFVYSEHDPDDRAKQAYSEFVPFDGQFHDNVLVQVKNGAIDFQPREPFHPIFGAMPKTPLMMEFQITQEYLGFSSHLVFLPKLFEEVLDEDTFVQGEGATVAKVIDGSLNNKKLTGMAGVANIGTAKNWTGHPFGQANWYGFGRLAWDPYTDSEEIAKEWLKMTFSKDRAFVEQMTEVLLNSREAVVNYMTPLGLHHIMDTGHHYGPGPWVGNLDRPEWNPVYYHRADSLGVGFDRTAPGSNALSQYAEPIREMYSSPETTPEKYLLWFHHLPWDYQMKNGKTLWYNMAAKYQQGVEDVEEMINTWNEMQGYVDDQRFEQTQMLLQIQLKEAKWWRNAVLLYFQQFSGMELPDFIPEPEHDLKYYKSLEFPYAPGISPSWH from the coding sequence ATGTTCTCAAAACAATTCCCCTTACTTATTTTCATGCTGCTCTTTTCACTGTGCGCTTCAGCTCAAAAAGGATATGATCTCTGGTTGCAATACGATCCTGTTGAAAAAGATTTAAAAGACCAATACCGGGGGCAAATAAATACTGTGGTTCCCTATGGGAAGGGCGAAACCTTAAATGTTGCTGTGCTTGAACTTCAAAAGGCCTATGAAGGTTTCTTTCAGAAGAAATTAGAGAAATCTATCTCCATTGGAGGCCAGGACGTGGTAATAGGTGTCAAAAATGATCTTCCGCCCTATGTGCTTCCTTCAGTAAATAATGAGCTCACCCAGATCAATTCTGAAGGCTTTGTCATTAAAAAGATATTTATCGGGAATACTCCGGTTACGGTGATCACCGCTCAGTCACCTCAGGGAGTGCTGTATGGTGTGTTCAGGTTTATCAGGGAAATTCAGCTGAGAAAAAGTCTGGAAAATATAAATATTGTCGATTCTCCAAAGATCCAGAAGCGCGTTTTAAACCACTGGGATAATCTTGACCGCACCGTAGAAAGAGGCTACGCGGGTTTTTCTATTTGGGACTGGCATCACCTGCCCGAACTTATTAAGCCCGAGTATGTTGATTATGCCCGTGCAAATGCTTCTATAGGAATTAACGGAACTGTACTTACCAATGTAAATGCAAGTTCGGTGGTGCTCACGCCCCAATACATTGAAAAGGTAAAGGCCCTAGCCGATGTTTTCAGGCCTTATGGCATACAGGTGTATCTCACAGCCCGTTTTTCTTCTCCGCTGGAATTGGGAGATCTTGATACGGCCGATCCTTTGAATCCTGAAGTCCGTCAATGGTGGAAGGATAAAGCTGATGAGATCTATGCCCAAATCCCCGATTTTGGCGGCTTCCTGGTCAAAGCAAATTCTGAAGGTCAGCCGGGGCCCAATAACTACGGAAGATCTCATGTAGACGGGGCCAATATGCTTGCCGAAGCAGTAGCGCCTCATAAAGGTATTGTGATGTGGAGGGCTTTTGTGTATTCTGAACACGATCCCGATGACAGGGCAAAGCAGGCATACTCTGAGTTTGTGCCTTTTGACGGGCAGTTTCATGACAATGTTTTGGTGCAGGTAAAAAACGGGGCTATAGATTTTCAGCCAAGGGAGCCGTTTCATCCCATTTTTGGAGCCATGCCCAAAACGCCTCTAATGATGGAATTTCAAATTACCCAGGAATATCTCGGCTTCAGTTCACACCTGGTTTTTCTTCCGAAGTTATTTGAAGAGGTATTAGATGAAGACACTTTTGTACAGGGCGAAGGTGCTACAGTTGCCAAAGTTATAGATGGCAGTCTTAACAATAAGAAGTTAACCGGAATGGCCGGCGTGGCCAATATAGGAACTGCAAAGAACTGGACAGGCCACCCCTTTGGGCAGGCCAACTGGTATGGCTTTGGACGACTGGCCTGGGATCCTTATACAGATTCTGAAGAGATCGCAAAAGAATGGCTGAAAATGACATTTTCGAAAGACAGGGCTTTTGTGGAGCAAATGACCGAAGTGTTGCTTAATTCGCGGGAAGCCGTGGTGAATTATATGACGCCCTTAGGCCTTCATCACATTATGGATACAGGGCATCATTACGGGCCCGGCCCATGGGTAGGTAACCTCGACAGGCCAGAGTGGAACCCGGTGTACTATCACAGGGCCGATTCCCTGGGGGTGGGTTTTGACCGAACTGCCCCGGGCAGCAATGCCCTTTCTCAATATGCGGAACCCATTCGGGAGATGTACAGTTCGCCCGAGACCACACCCGAAAAATACCTGCTTTGGTTTCATCACCTGCCCTGGGATTACCAGATGAAGAATGGAAAAACCCTTTGGTACAACATGGCAGCAAAATATCAGCAGGGAGTAGAAGATGTTGAAGAAATGATCAATACCTGGAATGAGATGCAGGGATATGTAGATGATCAGAGATTTGAGCAGACTCAAATGCTGCTGCAAATTCAATTAAAAGAAGCTAAATGGTGGCGAAATGCCGTGCTTCTCTATTTTCAACAGTTTTCGGGAATGGAACTGCCCGATTTTATTCCTGAACCCGAACATGACTTAAAATATTATAAATCACTGGAATTCCCTTATGCCCCCGGCATAAGCCCTTCCTGGCATTAA
- a CDS encoding glycoside hydrolase family 3 N-terminal domain-containing protein, with the protein MKRSIFEPLIIAILCIPCLLWGQQKTEDNNFPFTNPELSTEERVQDLINRLTLEEKAGQMMHDSPAVERLGIPEYNWWNEALHGIGRSGVATVFPQAIGMGATFDEDLILRVATAISDEARATHNTAVKNGYRRQYSGLTFWTPNINIFRDPRWGRGQETYGEDPFLTAKLGTAFVKGLQGDHPKYLKTAAAAKHYAVHSGPEKLRHEFNAVASQKDMWETYLPAFKALVDADVETIMCAYNATNGEPCCANKYLLQEVLRDQWNFKGHVVSDCWALVDFYEGHKVVETPAEAAAMAVKHGVDLNCGSTYYPSLVEAVEKGLVTEAEVDERLKVLLKTKFNLGLFDPADANPYSRLSAENLNTKGHRALARETAQKSLVLLKNNGALPLKNDLSKYFVTGPNATSIEVLLGNYHGINPDMVTILEGLAGAIAPQSQMQYRQGTLLDRPNANPQDWASPNAANSDATIAVLGISGVLEGEEGESIASETFGDRLDYNIPANQIDYLRKLNEAAGENPVIAVITGGSPMNLQEVHELADAVLLVWYPGEEGGNAVADVIFGKVSPSGRLPITFPKSLADLPAYEDYSMEGRTYKYMNEEPMYPFGYGLSYTNFDYSEIKLSNNRLKKGKSLTAKVKVTNSGDRKAEEVVQLYVSDLKASARTPKSQLFGIQRIALEPGASKEVEFEVTPQMMELVNNEGERVLESGEFKIYIGGSSPGKRSNELGKTLKEAEFRLR; encoded by the coding sequence ATGAAAAGATCTATTTTTGAGCCTTTAATAATAGCGATTCTATGTATACCCTGCCTTTTGTGGGGTCAGCAAAAGACTGAGGATAACAACTTCCCGTTTACCAATCCGGAACTTTCTACAGAAGAAAGGGTGCAGGATTTAATCAACCGATTGACTTTAGAGGAAAAAGCCGGACAGATGATGCACGACAGCCCTGCTGTTGAGAGGCTGGGTATTCCTGAGTACAACTGGTGGAATGAAGCCCTTCACGGCATTGGAAGATCGGGGGTGGCCACGGTTTTCCCCCAGGCTATAGGCATGGGCGCTACCTTTGACGAAGATCTTATCTTAAGGGTGGCCACAGCAATTTCGGATGAAGCACGCGCAACTCACAATACAGCAGTAAAAAACGGCTACCGCCGGCAGTACAGCGGACTCACCTTCTGGACGCCCAATATCAATATTTTTAGGGACCCGCGTTGGGGAAGAGGCCAGGAAACTTATGGAGAAGATCCCTTTTTGACTGCCAAACTGGGAACCGCCTTTGTAAAAGGCTTACAGGGAGATCATCCAAAATATCTCAAAACTGCTGCTGCAGCCAAGCACTATGCCGTACACAGCGGCCCCGAAAAACTGAGGCATGAGTTTAATGCAGTGGCTTCGCAAAAAGATATGTGGGAAACGTATTTGCCCGCTTTTAAAGCTCTGGTAGATGCAGATGTAGAAACCATCATGTGCGCCTATAACGCTACCAACGGGGAGCCATGTTGCGCCAATAAATACCTGCTCCAGGAGGTACTGAGGGATCAATGGAACTTCAAGGGGCACGTGGTAAGCGACTGTTGGGCCCTTGTAGACTTCTACGAAGGCCATAAGGTTGTGGAAACACCGGCAGAAGCAGCTGCAATGGCCGTAAAACACGGCGTTGACCTCAACTGCGGAAGCACCTATTACCCCAGCCTGGTCGAGGCAGTTGAAAAAGGGCTGGTCACGGAAGCCGAAGTAGATGAACGCCTGAAGGTACTTCTAAAAACAAAGTTCAATCTTGGCCTTTTTGACCCTGCAGATGCCAATCCCTACTCCCGGCTTTCCGCAGAAAACCTGAATACTAAAGGACACAGGGCGCTGGCCAGGGAAACAGCACAAAAATCGCTGGTGTTGCTAAAGAACAACGGGGCATTACCTCTCAAAAATGACCTTTCCAAGTACTTTGTCACCGGGCCTAATGCCACAAGTATAGAAGTACTACTGGGCAATTATCACGGGATAAATCCAGACATGGTGACAATTCTGGAAGGGCTGGCAGGAGCAATAGCACCACAGAGCCAGATGCAGTACAGGCAGGGAACTTTGCTCGACCGCCCAAATGCAAATCCGCAGGACTGGGCTTCCCCCAACGCAGCCAACAGTGACGCTACTATAGCAGTTTTGGGAATATCGGGCGTTCTTGAAGGGGAAGAAGGAGAATCTATTGCTTCCGAAACTTTTGGAGACAGGTTAGATTACAACATTCCGGCCAACCAGATAGACTACCTCAGGAAACTGAATGAAGCTGCCGGAGAAAATCCTGTAATAGCAGTAATCACCGGAGGAAGCCCCATGAATTTGCAGGAAGTGCACGAACTCGCAGATGCAGTTCTCCTGGTGTGGTACCCCGGCGAGGAAGGCGGAAACGCGGTGGCCGATGTTATCTTCGGAAAAGTTTCCCCCTCGGGCAGACTGCCCATTACCTTTCCTAAGTCTCTTGCAGACCTTCCGGCTTATGAAGATTATTCCATGGAAGGGAGAACTTATAAATACATGAACGAAGAGCCTATGTATCCATTTGGGTACGGCCTTAGTTACACCAATTTTGATTATTCAGAAATCAAACTTTCAAACAACAGGCTTAAAAAAGGCAAATCTTTAACAGCAAAAGTTAAAGTAACAAATTCAGGAGACAGAAAAGCAGAAGAAGTTGTTCAGTTATATGTTTCTGACCTTAAAGCTTCGGCAAGAACTCCCAAATCACAACTTTTCGGAATACAAAGGATTGCACTGGAGCCCGGCGCTTCAAAGGAAGTAGAATTTGAAGTTACTCCGCAGATGATGGAACTTGTTAACAACGAGGGCGAAAGAGTACTGGAATCGGGAGAGTTCAAAATTTATATTGGCGGCTCAAGCCCGGGAAAAAGAAGTAATGAACTTGGTAAAACTTTAAAGGAAGCCGAATTTCGATTAAGGTAA
- the uxaC gene encoding glucuronate isomerase — protein MKNFIDENFLLETEYARKLYHEKAKFLPLIDYHCHLSAKDIAENRIFENLTQLWIAGDHYKWRAMRALGIEEKYITGKAGDKEKFQKWAETIPYTLMNPLYHWTHLELKRYFGIDELLDPSNAGKIYDQCNKLISTPEFSVRNLLRKMNVEVVCTTDDPADELEHHQKIAEENFEIKILPTFRPDKFLGIEQEDFNDYLNKISEQTGIGITDFQTLLDAANSRVSYFHDNGCRLSDHGLDCACAEDFTEEEINNILKKKFAGEQPTPAEVLVYKSALMHHLGKMYAERNWTMQLHLGPIRNTNTKMLEQLGADAGVDSIGDFQQAKPLARYLDSLNRLDSLPKTILYNVNPSENEVMATMAGNFMGDTQKGKIQHGSAWWFLDQKDGIEKQLTTISNMGLISCFVGMLTDSRSFLSFPRHEYFRRILCNYFGNAIQKRELPEDLEWTGKIIQDICYYNAKEYFNF, from the coding sequence ATGAAGAATTTTATAGACGAGAACTTTCTCCTGGAGACCGAATATGCCAGGAAATTATACCACGAGAAAGCAAAATTTTTGCCCCTTATAGATTACCACTGCCACCTTTCGGCAAAAGACATTGCCGAAAACCGCATTTTTGAGAACCTTACGCAACTCTGGATAGCAGGCGATCACTATAAATGGCGGGCCATGAGAGCCCTGGGCATAGAAGAAAAATACATTACGGGAAAGGCAGGTGATAAAGAGAAATTTCAGAAGTGGGCCGAGACTATTCCCTACACGCTCATGAACCCGTTGTATCACTGGACACATTTGGAGCTGAAGAGGTATTTTGGGATTGACGAACTTCTGGATCCTTCAAACGCCGGAAAAATTTATGATCAATGCAACAAACTGATCTCCACCCCCGAATTTTCGGTACGCAACCTACTACGTAAAATGAATGTGGAAGTGGTTTGCACCACAGATGACCCAGCAGATGAACTTGAGCATCACCAGAAAATTGCAGAGGAAAACTTTGAAATTAAAATCCTGCCCACGTTTAGGCCCGATAAATTTTTGGGAATTGAACAAGAAGATTTCAACGATTACCTGAACAAAATTTCAGAACAGACCGGCATTGGGATTACAGATTTCCAGACATTACTCGACGCGGCAAATAGCAGGGTAAGCTATTTTCATGATAATGGCTGCCGTCTTTCTGACCACGGTTTGGACTGTGCCTGTGCTGAAGATTTTACCGAAGAAGAGATCAACAACATCCTCAAGAAGAAATTTGCCGGGGAGCAACCCACCCCCGCTGAAGTTTTAGTTTACAAATCGGCGCTAATGCATCACCTGGGAAAGATGTATGCTGAAAGGAACTGGACCATGCAGTTACATCTTGGCCCTATTCGCAACACCAATACCAAAATGCTGGAACAACTGGGTGCAGACGCCGGGGTTGACAGCATTGGAGATTTTCAACAGGCAAAGCCCCTGGCCAGGTATCTAGATTCCCTGAACAGGCTGGATTCCCTGCCTAAGACTATCCTGTATAACGTAAACCCTTCAGAAAATGAAGTAATGGCGACAATGGCCGGAAATTTCATGGGTGACACCCAAAAAGGAAAGATACAGCACGGCTCGGCCTGGTGGTTCCTGGATCAAAAAGACGGCATTGAGAAGCAGTTAACCACGATCTCAAATATGGGGCTTATAAGCTGCTTTGTGGGGATGTTAACTGACAGCAGGAGTTTTCTTTCCTTCCCGAGGCATGAATACTTCAGAAGGATTTTATGCAACTATTTTGGCAATGCCATTCAAAAAAGAGAATTACCCGAAGACCTTGAATGGACCGGAAAGATTATTCAGGATATTTGCTACTACAACGCAAAAGAATATTTTAATTTTTAG
- a CDS encoding LacI family DNA-binding transcriptional regulator, whose translation MKKKEVTIYDLAKELNFSPSTVSRALNNHKSIGKKTTREIQKAAKRMGYRPNSIAASLRSNKSKTIGILIARINSPFMSTLISGIEDAARKANYNVLISQSNESYENEVRNAKALYDSRVGGVIASLAMETTDTSHFKQFLDKNIPVVFVDRVPKEFNSYRVVIDNYAAGYRATKHLIEQGCKRIAHFAGAPHVNVYNMRKKGYFDALLENGLEVDESLVFNLKTMSSAEGWEATEKLLNMSNPPDGIFSSNDSSAVSAIRCARQKGIKIPEELAIIGFNDDPVASIIEPALSTISHPARRMGEISALRILEHSKENLGSSVSEITMLDTEVIVRDSSKRLP comes from the coding sequence ATGAAGAAAAAAGAAGTGACTATCTATGATTTGGCCAAAGAGCTGAATTTTTCCCCTTCTACCGTTTCCCGCGCTTTGAACAACCACAAAAGTATAGGGAAAAAAACCACCAGGGAAATTCAGAAGGCAGCCAAAAGGATGGGGTACAGGCCAAATTCCATTGCAGCCTCCCTGCGGAGTAACAAAAGCAAGACTATAGGTATTCTAATTGCCCGCATCAACAGCCCTTTTATGTCCACTCTTATAAGCGGTATTGAAGATGCGGCGCGTAAAGCTAATTACAACGTGCTCATAAGTCAGTCTAACGAAAGCTATGAGAATGAAGTGAGGAATGCCAAAGCCTTATATGATAGCCGGGTAGGCGGGGTGATTGCCTCACTTGCCATGGAAACTACAGATACCTCTCATTTTAAGCAGTTTCTCGACAAGAATATCCCGGTTGTTTTTGTAGACCGGGTGCCAAAAGAATTCAATTCCTATCGTGTGGTCATCGATAATTACGCTGCGGGGTATCGCGCCACAAAACACCTTATTGAACAGGGGTGTAAAAGGATTGCCCATTTTGCCGGTGCGCCACATGTGAATGTTTATAACATGCGAAAAAAGGGATATTTTGATGCCCTTTTAGAAAACGGACTTGAAGTTGATGAGAGCCTGGTTTTTAATCTTAAAACCATGAGTTCTGCGGAAGGCTGGGAGGCCACTGAAAAACTACTGAACATGTCCAATCCGCCCGATGGTATTTTCTCTTCAAACGACAGTTCAGCCGTGAGTGCCATTCGCTGTGCCAGGCAAAAAGGGATAAAAATACCTGAAGAACTGGCAATTATTGGGTTTAATGATGATCCTGTGGCTTCTATTATTGAGCCTGCATTATCTACTATTTCCCATCCTGCAAGGCGAATGGGGGAAATTTCGGCCTTGAGAATTCTAGAACATTCAAAAGAAAACCTCGGCTCCAGCGTGTCTGAAATTACCATGCTGGATACCGAGGTCATTGTTCGCGATTCGAGCAAAAGGCTGCCTTAG
- a CDS encoding NUDIX hydrolase, with product MKKELLDIETGELISTSVMSSITIDCTIFGFENGSLEVLLVKHAKGISKGKWGLPGGWIQEVESIDAAAHRLLRELTGLDNIYLEQLKAFGEPDRFPLGRVITVGYYALVKREDYSVKAGFTASEAKWFKIKDVPELIYDHTQILDYSIRNLRKRVRQAPIGFNLLPEKFTLLQLMQLYQEILNVEMDKPNFRRKFLRMKLLVDINEKQKDVSHRAAKLYKFDHKTYQKLTEKGFNFEF from the coding sequence ATGAAGAAAGAATTATTGGATATCGAAACCGGAGAATTGATTTCAACATCAGTTATGAGTTCAATAACTATTGACTGTACTATTTTCGGTTTCGAAAATGGCAGTTTGGAGGTGCTTCTTGTAAAGCATGCAAAAGGGATAAGTAAAGGAAAGTGGGGTTTGCCGGGAGGCTGGATCCAGGAGGTAGAAAGTATAGATGCAGCGGCTCACCGGCTTTTAAGGGAATTAACGGGGCTAGACAATATCTACCTGGAGCAGCTTAAAGCTTTTGGAGAGCCAGATCGTTTCCCCTTGGGCCGGGTGATCACCGTAGGCTATTACGCCCTTGTAAAACGTGAAGATTACAGCGTAAAGGCCGGTTTTACTGCTTCGGAAGCAAAGTGGTTCAAAATTAAAGATGTGCCCGAATTAATTTATGATCACACCCAAATCCTTGATTATAGCATCCGGAACCTTCGGAAAAGGGTGCGACAGGCACCAATAGGATTTAACCTTCTGCCCGAAAAATTTACCCTCCTTCAGCTCATGCAGCTATATCAGGAGATTCTGAATGTGGAGATGGACAAGCCAAACTTCCGAAGAAAATTTTTGAGAATGAAGCTTTTGGTCGATATCAACGAGAAGCAGAAAGATGTTTCCCACCGGGCTGCCAAACTCTATAAATTCGATCATAAAACCTATCAGAAACTCACCGAAAAAGGTTTTAATTTCGAGTTTTAA
- the xylE gene encoding D-xylose transporter XylE: MATTHTSKSSVYLITIVASLGGLLFGYDTAVISGAVGALENFFITSLENSPSFAEDTIFQFKVTISLCILAIGVLFADFILKFFRKNKAYAIIAGILIFGGAIFYFQFLTLPNVLTENLRNSILGFMVSSALVGCIIGASLGDNVANTIGRRNGLIIAALLFLISAIGSSYPEAMNIFPGNDLTAFIIYRIVGGIGVGLASMLAPMYIAEMAPANIRGQLVSFNQFAIVTGMLVVYFVNYFIVSGQTELWINETGWRYMFLSEGIPALLFLLFLFFVPKTPRFQTMKGNEADAMKVLTRLNGPETATRILAEIKASFGRTKSHWLSFGWGVVIIGILLSVFQQFVGINVVLYYAPEIFRGMGMETDASMLQTIIVGAINMLFTVLAIMTVDNFGRKKLMMIGSAVMAVAMVGLGFALYTETEGLIALLLMLLYIAAFAMSWGPVTWVLLSEIFPNKIRGVMAVAVAIQWLANLMVSWTFPMMNNNSALVEHFNHGFSYWIYGIMAFLSLLFIWKFVPETKGRTLEDMEELWLKKK; encoded by the coding sequence ATGGCCACAACCCACACAAGTAAATCAAGCGTTTATCTTATCACCATAGTAGCCAGTTTAGGAGGCCTGTTATTCGGCTATGATACTGCGGTGATATCTGGAGCCGTAGGCGCTCTCGAAAATTTCTTTATCACTTCTCTCGAAAACAGTCCTTCATTTGCTGAAGACACGATCTTTCAGTTCAAGGTTACCATAAGTCTGTGTATATTGGCGATAGGTGTATTGTTTGCAGACTTTATTCTCAAGTTCTTCAGGAAGAACAAAGCCTATGCAATAATTGCAGGAATTTTGATCTTTGGGGGCGCTATTTTTTATTTCCAGTTCCTCACACTACCTAATGTACTTACCGAAAACCTCAGGAACTCAATTCTGGGATTTATGGTAAGTAGCGCCCTTGTAGGATGTATTATAGGGGCTTCACTGGGAGACAATGTTGCAAATACCATTGGCCGCAGGAACGGATTGATCATTGCAGCCCTGTTGTTCCTAATTTCTGCCATTGGTTCTTCCTATCCCGAAGCCATGAACATCTTTCCCGGTAACGATCTTACTGCATTTATTATTTACAGGATTGTTGGAGGTATAGGGGTAGGACTGGCAAGTATGCTTGCACCAATGTACATAGCCGAAATGGCACCTGCCAACATCAGGGGGCAACTCGTTTCTTTTAACCAGTTCGCAATCGTTACAGGAATGCTGGTGGTTTATTTTGTAAACTACTTTATTGTTAGCGGACAAACAGAATTATGGATCAATGAAACCGGATGGAGGTATATGTTCCTTTCTGAAGGCATCCCCGCTTTACTCTTCCTGCTCTTCTTATTCTTTGTGCCTAAAACCCCAAGGTTCCAGACCATGAAAGGCAATGAGGCAGACGCTATGAAGGTGCTCACCAGGTTAAACGGCCCGGAAACGGCAACCCGAATTCTGGCTGAAATTAAAGCTTCTTTTGGCCGCACAAAATCGCACTGGCTGTCTTTTGGCTGGGGCGTGGTAATTATAGGGATCCTTCTCTCTGTTTTCCAACAGTTTGTGGGAATCAACGTGGTGCTGTATTACGCTCCCGAAATCTTTAGGGGTATGGGAATGGAAACAGATGCTTCCATGCTTCAAACCATTATTGTGGGAGCTATAAACATGCTGTTTACTGTGCTTGCCATAATGACCGTAGACAATTTTGGAAGGAAGAAATTGATGATGATAGGTAGTGCCGTGATGGCTGTAGCCATGGTAGGCCTCGGTTTTGCGCTATACACCGAAACTGAAGGCCTTATCGCCCTCCTGCTCATGCTGCTGTATATTGCTGCCTTCGCCATGTCTTGGGGACCGGTAACCTGGGTACTGCTTTCAGAAATTTTCCCAAACAAGATTCGAGGGGTAATGGCCGTTGCCGTTGCCATACAATGGCTTGCAAACCTTATGGTTTCCTGGACTTTCCCAATGATGAACAACAATTCGGCTCTTGTAGAGCATTTTAACCACGGTTTCTCTTACTGGATCTATGGTATTATGGCCTTCCTCTCTTTACTTTTTATCTGGAAGTTTGTTCCAGAGACCAAAGGAAGAACCCTGGAAGATATGGAAGAACTCTGGCTTAAGAAAAAATAA
- a CDS encoding xylulokinase translates to MHFLGIDLGSSSIKLSILDAEKGETLCAVTAPDFEMEMKAPKFGWAEQDPNSWWQYLQQGLAKLKSQYTYDLKQIKGIGIAYQMHGLVITDENLEPVRPSIIWCDSRAAAVGHEAYKAIGEKYCNQKILGSPGNFTASKLSWVKQNEPQVYAQAKYMMLPGDFLAAKLTSTPQTTSSGLSEAALWDFPESRLATEILEKMGLDRDLVPQIVPTFGEQAVIDPEVANQLGLNKDVKITYRAGDQPNNALSLNVLNPGEIATTAGTSAVIYAVTNKDIYDEESRVNTFLHVSNTEDEKRNGLLGIINGSGILYQWLRKIMSVGSRELISYDLLNAEAAKAKPGSEDLRFYPFGNGVERIFKNRQANSGIENLNFNIHQPPHLVRSACEGIVFAMNYGFDVIKSLGTSGEIVRAGKGNLFLSPVFREIFCNTTQAQLELYNTSGAEGAARGAAYGFGYYKNLKEAFQNLQRLECLEPQKDLSDQYEEIYGKWKSNIKTEKE, encoded by the coding sequence ATGCACTTTTTAGGAATAGACTTAGGTAGTTCTTCGATAAAACTATCTATACTGGATGCAGAAAAAGGTGAGACCTTATGCGCTGTTACTGCTCCCGATTTTGAAATGGAAATGAAAGCCCCAAAGTTTGGATGGGCAGAACAGGACCCAAACAGCTGGTGGCAATATTTACAACAAGGGCTGGCCAAACTGAAAAGCCAGTACACTTATGACCTGAAGCAAATCAAAGGAATTGGGATTGCTTACCAAATGCACGGGCTGGTTATTACCGATGAAAACCTTGAGCCCGTAAGGCCTTCAATAATATGGTGCGACAGTAGGGCTGCAGCAGTAGGTCATGAAGCATACAAGGCCATAGGTGAAAAGTACTGCAACCAAAAGATCTTAGGCAGCCCCGGCAACTTTACCGCCTCAAAACTGAGTTGGGTTAAACAGAATGAACCACAGGTATACGCCCAGGCAAAATACATGATGCTGCCGGGAGACTTCCTGGCAGCCAAACTTACCAGTACCCCGCAAACCACATCATCAGGCTTGTCTGAAGCTGCCCTTTGGGACTTCCCTGAAAGCCGATTGGCTACAGAAATATTGGAAAAGATGGGGCTAGACAGGGATCTGGTACCACAAATTGTTCCCACTTTTGGCGAGCAGGCTGTAATTGATCCTGAAGTAGCGAACCAGCTGGGACTAAATAAAGATGTTAAGATCACCTATCGCGCAGGAGATCAACCTAACAACGCACTTTCACTGAATGTGCTTAATCCCGGCGAGATAGCCACCACAGCGGGAACTTCGGCTGTTATATATGCGGTGACCAACAAAGATATCTATGATGAAGAAAGCCGTGTAAACACTTTTCTTCACGTTAGCAACACCGAAGATGAAAAGAGAAACGGACTTCTGGGAATTATAAATGGCTCCGGAATATTGTACCAGTGGTTAAGAAAAATAATGTCTGTGGGAAGCAGGGAACTTATTTCTTATGATCTTCTTAATGCTGAAGCTGCAAAAGCAAAACCCGGCAGTGAAGACCTTCGATTCTATCCCTTTGGCAACGGAGTGGAACGAATTTTTAAGAACCGCCAGGCAAATTCGGGAATTGAGAACCTCAACTTTAATATTCATCAACCTCCTCACCTGGTGCGTTCGGCCTGTGAGGGAATTGTTTTTGCCATGAACTATGGCTTTGACGTAATAAAATCTTTAGGAACTTCAGGAGAGATCGTGCGGGCAGGAAAAGGAAATCTTTTTTTAAGCCCGGTATTTAGAGAGATCTTCTGCAACACCACCCAGGCACAACTGGAACTTTACAACACCTCGGGAGCTGAGGGTGCCGCTCGTGGTGCCGCCTATGGTTTTGGCTACTACAAAAATTTGAAAGAAGCCTTTCAAAACCTACAACGCCTGGAATGCCTGGAGCCACAAAAGGATCTCTCAGATCAATATGAGGAAATCTACGGAAAATGGAAAAGCAACATTAAAACTGAAAAAGAGTAA